A part of Bacillus thuringiensis genomic DNA contains:
- a CDS encoding arylamine N-acetyltransferase encodes MNLLKKDIHKVEEICLRFGVSLELIEAVISKLGFQQWPKNSEDNLRMLYQSWCKNVPQDNIHKRIYFGNQMSGPLPIGNPSEFFSNFLEHSTGGTCWGHSIGLYSLIKILGYDVRAAAGSMVGLTPPENGPSHGTVIVTIEDQQYLVDGILMIEDIVPLSQGRPSIGGPLPFTIKIYPNFNDLWDIVFRTGHSEKELTCRLEIDNVEFSYLQERWENTRNYSPFNSSLFIRKNIGKKAVTLSRNKLFHLNEAGNITVEEIVTNLEKKRILINIFDLSEEIVNVIPLDDP; translated from the coding sequence GTGAATCTATTAAAAAAGGATATTCACAAAGTTGAAGAAATATGCTTGAGATTTGGTGTAAGTTTAGAGCTGATAGAAGCTGTTATAAGTAAATTGGGGTTTCAACAATGGCCTAAAAATAGTGAAGATAACCTGAGAATGCTTTATCAGTCATGGTGCAAAAATGTTCCGCAAGATAATATACATAAAAGGATTTATTTTGGAAATCAAATGTCAGGTCCATTACCAATTGGAAATCCTTCAGAATTCTTTTCGAATTTTTTAGAACATTCAACGGGAGGGACATGTTGGGGACATTCAATCGGTTTATACAGTCTGATAAAAATTTTAGGATATGATGTGCGCGCTGCGGCAGGATCGATGGTAGGGCTTACTCCACCAGAAAATGGTCCAAGTCATGGCACGGTCATTGTTACAATTGAAGATCAACAATATTTGGTAGATGGTATTTTAATGATTGAAGATATTGTTCCTTTATCCCAAGGACGTCCTTCAATCGGAGGACCTCTACCTTTTACAATCAAGATATATCCGAATTTTAATGATTTGTGGGATATTGTATTTCGAACGGGTCACAGTGAGAAAGAACTTACCTGTAGGTTAGAGATTGATAATGTCGAATTTTCATATTTACAGGAGCGTTGGGAAAATACTCGAAACTATAGCCCATTTAATAGTAGTTTATTTATTCGTAAAAACATTGGGAAAAAGGCTGTTACACTTAGTCGAAATAAACTTTTTCATTTAAATGAAGCTGGTAATATTACAGTTGAGGAAATAGTAACGAATCTAGAAAAGAAACGAATTTTAATTAACATATTTGATTTGAGTGAGGAAATTGTTAATGTAATACCGTTGGATGACCCTTAA